The following are encoded together in the Methanosarcina flavescens genome:
- a CDS encoding DUF169 domain-containing protein, translated as MDVKEINKYGQEMVECLKLTTSPVAVKLIPKGGEIPKGITRVDEAMRHCQLVDRVRRTGEKFYTLVEDQMCKGGAGAMGLGEMPPKVASGEFYFKGLKQFSTQGAARRTLEMVSKLPANSTEAILYSPLENTSFTPDVVVVICTPRQVMLLTQAMMYKTGGRIKSSFAGKQSLCSDGVVKVYKEGKIGVTVGCSGSRNYTKIADEEMIMGIPIELLADVASGLKAICPE; from the coding sequence ATGGATGTAAAAGAAATAAATAAATATGGACAGGAAATGGTAGAGTGCCTGAAACTCACAACTTCCCCGGTTGCAGTAAAACTGATTCCTAAAGGAGGAGAAATCCCGAAAGGGATTACCAGAGTAGATGAAGCTATGAGACACTGCCAGCTGGTTGACAGGGTAAGAAGGACCGGCGAGAAATTCTATACCCTGGTCGAAGACCAGATGTGTAAAGGCGGAGCCGGTGCAATGGGTCTTGGGGAAATGCCCCCGAAAGTCGCAAGCGGAGAATTCTATTTTAAAGGGTTAAAACAATTCAGCACCCAGGGTGCAGCAAGGCGTACCCTTGAGATGGTTTCCAAACTTCCCGCAAACTCAACAGAAGCTATCCTGTATTCTCCCCTGGAAAACACTTCATTTACACCGGATGTTGTTGTGGTTATCTGCACTCCCAGACAGGTTATGCTGCTTACGCAGGCTATGATGTATAAAACAGGTGGCAGAATTAAATCAAGTTTCGCAGGGAAACAAAGCCTGTGTTCGGACGGGGTTGTAAAAGTCTACAAAGAAGGCAAAATAGGAGTTACAGTCGGCTGCAGTGGAAGCAGGAACTATACCAAAATCGCAGATGAAGAAATGATTATGGGAATCCCGATCGAACTCCTGGCTGATGTCGCCTCAGGGCTCAAAGCAATCTGCCCTGAGTAA
- a CDS encoding NOB1 family endonuclease — protein sequence MTCYIADSAVFIMGNFDLDSSLMITVPSVADELKSKDAELRFDLAKEEGLRVEWPDPEMVKDVRKMAELTRDSEELSKTDIEILAKALEYRDRGILLTDDYAVQNVAVQLGIDVKPVAQKKIKDIIIWQKQCTGCRKTFDKGDVCPICGSPLKKKRKKSRKEKNRS from the coding sequence ATGACCTGTTACATAGCGGATTCAGCAGTATTTATAATGGGGAACTTTGACCTGGACAGTTCTCTCATGATAACTGTTCCCTCGGTTGCGGATGAATTGAAAAGCAAGGACGCAGAGCTTCGTTTTGACCTTGCAAAAGAAGAAGGGTTACGCGTAGAGTGGCCTGATCCCGAAATGGTAAAAGATGTTCGGAAAATGGCTGAACTTACCCGGGACTCCGAAGAACTCTCAAAAACAGACATAGAAATCCTCGCAAAGGCTCTTGAGTACAGGGACAGAGGCATACTGCTTACCGACGACTATGCAGTTCAGAACGTTGCCGTACAACTTGGGATTGATGTTAAGCCCGTTGCCCAGAAAAAAATCAAAGATATAATTATCTGGCAAAAGCAGTGCACAGGCTGCAGAAAAACTTTTGACAAAGGGGACGTCTGTCCTATCTGTGGCTCGCCTCTTAAAAAGAAAAGGAAAAAAAGTAGAAAAGAAAAGAATCGTTCCTGA